DNA sequence from the Edaphobacter lichenicola genome:
CGACTACGCCTTCAAAGTCGTAGGTCCGCTCGTCTCCTCGATAGCTCTGCTGCCATGTCTTCTCGAGATAGTCTGTGCCGATGCCAGCGGTCGACCACACGTGGCCGTCGCCCGACACCTCGCCTGAGTCGTAGAAGTTATCCAGCACTCCAAACTGTAGAGCGAGTTTGTGCTGATTCGGCGTGATCTCTGCGCCGTACATCGTCAGTCTTGAGTCCCCGTTGCCGACGGCCTTCCCGTTTTGTCTGAGATCTCCGAAGATCTGATCGTAGGTGCGATTTTCTTTAATGATGTAAATCACATGCTTGATGCGATCCTGTCGGCTGCCTGCAAACTGAATCTTTTCTTCGGCCGCCTTCATCCGATTCAACTCAACTACTTTGGCCGTCCACTTCGGAAGATCTCGCTCCATGGATTGCGTGTCCAACACTGCAAGCGAGCCATAAAGGAGCGTTGCGATGTAGCTGGAGGATGCTGCGTTTGTTCGTGCGCTGTCGAGTTGTCGCTGCGGGAAGTTGTTTGGTCCTGTTCCTTTGCCTTTCGCCGTTGCAACGTAGAGCTTTCCGTCGATGAGCCCGATTGACATCGGCATCCACTCCGTTGGCACAAAACCTAGGGGTTCGACCATCCCCATCTTTGCTGCCTTGGTCGACAGTTTTCTGGTGTCAAACACTGCGATTGCGTCGGTGATCGCGTTCGCTACGTAGAGCCTTGAGCCATCGGGAGACAAAGCCAGCGCCTCGGGCTCTGCCCCGAAGTAGGTCTGGTGCGGCAGTCGAGTGTCGAAGTAACCTTTTGCCGAGAGTTGGCCGCCATCTATATTGACTGCGGCAACTGCATCGCGGTTCGCTAACGCAACGTACATGGTTCGGCCGTCGGCGGACATCTCGAGTGCACAGGGATGAGTCCCGGCAGCTGTTGAAGTGTCTGGTTTCAGCAGAGGAAGCTTTCGGCCAACGGTTCCATGCTTCAGATCCAGTTCAACGATCTCGCTTGCATTCCACAGTGCCACGAACGCGCGGGTTTCATCTTTTGAGACGCTGAGTGCGACAGGGTAGGTCGAAGGGACCGCATCATTTTCCGCGAGATCGAACCGAGTAAGAATCGCACCTGAAGCTGGGTCCATCAGTAGGACGTCGTCTGACAGATTATCGGCCACTAAAAGTTTTTCTGAGCCTGAGGGACCTATTACTGCGATTGCGGCAGGAAACGGTATGCCCTTATCCGCGGCGGTGCTGCCGGTCAGTAGCGTCCTTCGGCCAGCAGCCAGTTGCTGCAGAGGGATCTTGATCATTCGTTCCTGCGAGATTTTGCCTGCGTTGAAACCATAGACTGCGATGCCGCTACCGGTGTCATCTTTCTCAGTTCCAAGTGGATCGGTTTCGGACCCCATGCTCGCGTACACATGTTTACCGTCTCGGCTGAAGACCAGTCCTGAATAGAGCGTCTGTCTGGCCTTTATCTGGGTTCTGTTGTCTGGAAAGTCTTCCACTATGCCCGTCTGAGTATCCATTACCGCGAGCGACTGTTTGTAGCCAGACTCGAAGGTTCCGTATCCCGCGTTGACTGTGATGACAAATTGTCGATCCGGGGAGATAGCCATCGAGAGGGGCAGTCCATTGAGCCTCTGCGGATTGCCTGGGACCGGCTGTAGAATCTCCTTGCTCGTGGGAAGATCGACACTTGTTGAACCAGATTGTGCTGCCATTGAAGCTGCTGTCAGGATGAGTGCCACTGCCAGGAAGTGGGCAGCATGTTGTCGGGTTGTCATTGTGACAGCTTAGCAAGTTCTCTGTTGACCACGTGTTACAGGCAGCTTCAGCACGAACACTCTCGTAGAGCCTCCATCAGGTACTCAGACTGGGTTTGGGGACTGCATTAGAATCATTTTTATGTCTGGCACCGCCCTGGCTTTCCTTGCTTCCCCCGACGTGCTGGCTCGCGCCCGCAAGATCAAACTGTTTCTGATGGACGTGGATGGCACTCTGACCGATGGCGGGGTCTGTTTGATCTCGACGACTGCCGCTGATGGGTCCGTAGATCCTGTCGTCTCTGAGATGAAGGTGTTCAATGCGCAAGACGGACAAGGCCTGTCGCTCGCCCACACGATGGGGATTCAGACAGGTTTCATCACCGGCCGGTCGTCACCCGCAGTTGCCCGGCGTGCTAAAGAACTGAAGGTCACTTTTGTCTATCTGGGACAGGCGAAGAAGACCGAGGCGTTCGAGGAGTGCATGCGAAAGGCGGGCGTGACCGAAGAGGAAATTGCCTATATGGGCGACGATCTGCCGGACATTCCGCTGGCGCAGCGAGCCGGGTTGGCTGTGTGCGTGGCCGATGGAGCGCCGGAGTTGAGGGCGGTCTGTCACTTCACGACTCGCCGACATGCAGGACGTGGCACTGCGCGCGAAGTGGTGGAGCTTATCTTGAAGGCGCAGGGACGATGGGAAGAGGCAGTGCCGCAGGCGCTTGCTTAAGACTTTCCGGAAGGTGCGAGAACGACCGATGCCTCGCTTGTCAGGAGCCGGAACGTAAAGGTCTCCTGGAGGTAGAGCCGAACGACAGCGTCCGTGTGACTGAGATAGCCGATAGAGACATCCTGTCCGATGTTGAGCTCGAAGTCGCCGCCGCGTGTGGTCAACACAAAGGCGCCCTCTATGGCTGGCGCCCAGATAATATTGCCGTCGACGAGGCGTTTGACGTGTTCGAGAACGGGATGCCCTTGATCGCGGGTCTCCGCGAGCTCTGTATAGGCGTTGGCTCCAAGCAGGATGGAGTAGGGACCGTTTACACCTACCAGACGTAGTTGGCTCAGTGCCTGAGCACGGCATCAGGGTAGTTTCGGACGTCGGCGGGAAGAGTCATCACTGGATTGCTGGTGCCTTCGCGAAGGCCCTGGATGTCCGCTTCGCGATAGCCGTTGAAGATGGTCCGGTCTTCCGCGAAGGCGATCTTTCTGGCGGCGTCCTTGGCTGGTTGCCAATCGGAGTCGTCCGAGCCTCGCTCCACATCGTCGATCGCTTGGCGCGTGAGCTCGAAGGGCACCCGCAACTCCACGAGGGTCCTAACCTCACGCTGCCTTGCGATGATGTCCTCCGCGGGAGGGGCGATCGACACCAGGTGGCCCGTTGCAACTGCCGACAAGCCAGCTCCGGTGGGAGTCGGTACATCGACGACACGTCGGCCGGCGAGATAGCGCTTGAGTGTACGAGTGGTTTCCTCCTCGATCTGCTCCCAGGCGGCGTCAGAGATTGGTGCCAACTCCCGATGGAGGTTATTCATGACGTTCTCCTCTAAGCGATCCTATCCCAAGTGAGGTGTCGCGCACAGAGGTTGGGGAAGGCGGATCAGATGCCACAGGTGGCGTGGCGATTGCTGGGGCGGCGGCAGGTTGTTCTTCGCCGACGTCCTCAAGAAACGTTGCCGAAGGCGCAAAAAACAGGCCTCCGGTCACGGCTTTGCTGAAGTCCAGCAGTCGGTCGTAGTTTCCCGGCGGACGGCCAACGAACATATTCTCGAGCATCAGTTCGGTGATGCGGGGGGTGCGGCAGTAGGCGATGAAGTAGGTGCCGAATTCACCGCGGCCGGGTTGACCAAAGGGCATGTTGTCCCTCAGGATCTTGACCTCCTTCCCATTCTCGACGACGACGGTTAGCGCAGTATGGGCTGAGGGTGGTTTTGCGGTATCGCTGAGCTCGATACCCGATAGTTTCTTGCGGCCGATGATGAGCTCCTGCGCCTCGGTGGAGAGGGTATTCCATGCTTTCATATCGTGAAGATATTTCTGGACCAGGACGTAGCTTCCACCTGTAAAGAGAGCGTCTTCTTCGCCAACCAGGGCGGCACCAAGCGCAACAGAGCCTCTTGGATTTTCTGTGCCATCGACGAAGCCGATAAGATCGCGATCCTCGAAGTAACGAAAGCCTTGAACCTCGTCGGCTACCGAAACTGCGTCGCCAATGCGCTCCATGATCTGTGTTGCCAACTCAAAGCAGATATCCATCCGGCCAGCACGGATGTGAAACAGAACATCGCCCGGGGTGGCGACGGCATGGCGATTGCCACGGCGGAATTCCCGGAAGGGATGTAGCTCGGCCGGGCGGGGATCACCGAAGAGTCGATTCCAAACCTCCGATCCGAAAGCCGCGATACAGGTGAGTCCGGCATCGATGTCGCGGAACTCCACCGCGCGAATCAGGCCAGCGAGGTCGCTGCAGAAGGAGCGAATTGTTGCACAACTTTCAGGCTCCGGCTTCACGGTGAGGACAAGGAAGATCGCCGCACGCGTGAGTGGTGCGAGCACCGGCTGCGGAAGAGGAACGTGGTCAGGCGCGTTGAGAGTTGTCATCCGATCTGCCTCGATCTGCTGTGATTTTGTTTCATACTGTCCGTTCTCAATCCATGAAAAGCCAGAGCGAACCTGACTTTTTCGTTATCGATGATACGAAACGGTGATGATCGGTTTGATAAAGTGTTTCTTCCAGAGCTACGGTATCACCGACAGCTCAGTGAAAAAGGTTAGGAGAGGTTACTTTGCAGGGCTGAGGCCAAGGGCGTCGAGGATTAGAGGGTCGGGTATGGTGGCTCCGTTCTTTTTAGTCACGACGCCGAAGTTGTCCTGATAGTCCCACATGGCCCAACCGATGTGATGCTTTTCGAGTGCGATACGCATGTCACGTAGCCAGTGCGCGCGCATTGCTTCATCAGCGAATGGACGATGCACGCCGAACTCGCCACAGTACACCGGCGCATGGTGCAGCTTCGACCAACGCTCGGCAAAGTCGATCGTGGCATCCACACGCTGCGCGTCCCATCGCGCCAGGCCATACTGCTTTACAAAGAGCTGGCCCGCTAACGTGGGCTCCTGCTGCACGTTTTTTTCTACGTTTTCCGGCGTGGATGGGTACGGAACTCTGCGCAACGGTTGCACGGCAGGATCGGTCCAGGTCGCGCCCTGGTGGGTGAAGGCGAATGGCTCGTAGTCGT
Encoded proteins:
- a CDS encoding KdsC family phosphatase, whose amino-acid sequence is MSGTALAFLASPDVLARARKIKLFLMDVDGTLTDGGVCLISTTAADGSVDPVVSEMKVFNAQDGQGLSLAHTMGIQTGFITGRSSPAVARRAKELKVTFVYLGQAKKTEAFEECMRKAGVTEEEIAYMGDDLPDIPLAQRAGLAVCVADGAPELRAVCHFTTRRHAGRGTAREVVELILKAQGRWEEAVPQALA
- a CDS encoding bifunctional YncE family protein/alkaline phosphatase family protein — protein: MAAQSGSTSVDLPTSKEILQPVPGNPQRLNGLPLSMAISPDRQFVITVNAGYGTFESGYKQSLAVMDTQTGIVEDFPDNRTQIKARQTLYSGLVFSRDGKHVYASMGSETDPLGTEKDDTGSGIAVYGFNAGKISQERMIKIPLQQLAAGRRTLLTGSTAADKGIPFPAAIAVIGPSGSEKLLVADNLSDDVLLMDPASGAILTRFDLAENDAVPSTYPVALSVSKDETRAFVALWNASEIVELDLKHGTVGRKLPLLKPDTSTAAGTHPCALEMSADGRTMYVALANRDAVAAVNIDGGQLSAKGYFDTRLPHQTYFGAEPEALALSPDGSRLYVANAITDAIAVFDTRKLSTKAAKMGMVEPLGFVPTEWMPMSIGLIDGKLYVATAKGKGTGPNNFPQRQLDSARTNAASSSYIATLLYGSLAVLDTQSMERDLPKWTAKVVELNRMKAAEEKIQFAGSRQDRIKHVIYIIKENRTYDQIFGDLRQNGKAVGNGDSRLTMYGAEITPNQHKLALQFGVLDNFYDSGEVSGDGHVWSTAGIGTDYLEKTWQQSYRGDERTYDFEGVVAEGYPLLQKIPDINEPKSGYLWGNLARQNKTYYHFGEYISSTFCDTKKTVSPQEGPQLEGAKCQKPSIMPGETLPVEWGGGVNKWPWPIPLLATNIATKPELVGHFAVEQPDFNLRIPDQIRVNVFMRHFERWVADREAGNDDMPNFILLRLGNDHTAGTTPGGPTPKSSIADNDLAVGRAVDAVSHSAYWDDTAFFILEDDAQAGADHVDAHRSLALVVSKYSPKAANGEAFVDSRFYSTVSVLRTMETLLGLPPMNNNDAFSSMMGSLFNGEGSQPPFSADYRNRDNALIFTANTKTAPGAKASQKMDFRHADHADTQKLNVILWKDAMGDAPIPALLNARPRKQKNDDDD
- a CDS encoding Dyp-type peroxidase, with amino-acid sequence MTTLNAPDHVPLPQPVLAPLTRAAIFLVLTVKPEPESCATIRSFCSDLAGLIRAVEFRDIDAGLTCIAAFGSEVWNRLFGDPRPAELHPFREFRRGNRHAVATPGDVLFHIRAGRMDICFELATQIMERIGDAVSVADEVQGFRYFEDRDLIGFVDGTENPRGSVALGAALVGEEDALFTGGSYVLVQKYLHDMKAWNTLSTEAQELIIGRKKLSGIELSDTAKPPSAHTALTVVVENGKEVKILRDNMPFGQPGRGEFGTYFIAYCRTPRITELMLENMFVGRPPGNYDRLLDFSKAVTGGLFFAPSATFLEDVGEEQPAAAPAIATPPVASDPPSPTSVRDTSLGIGSLRGERHE